Proteins encoded in a region of the Candidatus Obscuribacter sp. genome:
- a CDS encoding sigma-70 family RNA polymerase sigma factor — translation MIKPDEEIELARRIAKGDGEAKKSLIQANLRLVISIAKKYVNRGLPFQDLIQEGNLGLIRAAEKFDHTKGFKFSTYATWWIRQAISRGLADKSRTIRVPVHMVESINKLKRTSAKLSQELGRKPNELELSAALDISITKVQEIIQADREPVSMEMPLNRDDETYIGDLIEDSESTRPDATTAEELMRQDLGRMLSQLTPRERDIMHLRYGLEDGRQRTLEEVGRLFNITRERVRQIEHKAFRKLRQPNWSSKLAGYLED, via the coding sequence ATGATCAAGCCCGATGAAGAAATCGAGCTTGCCAGACGTATTGCCAAAGGCGACGGCGAAGCTAAAAAGAGCTTGATTCAGGCCAATTTGAGACTGGTTATTTCTATAGCAAAAAAATATGTCAACCGCGGTCTACCCTTCCAAGATCTGATTCAGGAAGGCAATCTCGGACTGATTCGTGCTGCCGAAAAGTTTGACCACACCAAAGGATTTAAGTTTAGTACTTATGCCACATGGTGGATCAGACAGGCGATAAGCCGCGGTCTGGCTGACAAATCTAGAACTATCCGTGTGCCTGTACACATGGTCGAATCAATCAACAAACTTAAACGCACCAGTGCCAAACTCTCTCAAGAGCTGGGACGTAAGCCCAATGAGCTGGAGTTATCTGCCGCTCTGGACATTAGCATCACTAAAGTGCAAGAAATCATCCAGGCCGATAGAGAGCCTGTATCCATGGAAATGCCCTTAAACAGGGATGATGAGACTTATATAGGCGACTTGATTGAGGACAGTGAGTCCACAAGACCGGATGCCACTACCGCTGAAGAATTGATGCGCCAGGATTTAGGGCGCATGTTAAGTCAGCTGACGCCTCGCGAAAGAGACATTATGCATTTGCGATACGGTCTCGAAGACGGTCGCCAGCGCACGCTTGAAGAAGTAGGCCGGCTCTTTAATATCACCAGAGAGCGGGTCAGACAAATAGAACACAAAGCTTTCCGTAAGCTCAGACAGCCCAACTGGTCCTCTAAATTGGCCGGTTACCTGGAAGATTAA
- the mgtE gene encoding magnesium transporter has product MTEKQLLAPDMLSELVDKGERQKLRLILNDQHSADLAECLLELAPATRISCFRLLDLDNASALLAELEPPKQSELLRDLGNNSIAALVVNMSPDDAVDLLSELPENKAREIIDQVSDNEVKEDLTQLMTFKEDTAGGIMSTDYLALKASMTVAEALVYLREEYEDLEEEIYDVYVVGESEELVGVVTLVELLTASPEVLVRSVMDEDVVSVQADIDQEHAAEKLSRYDLLYLPVVNEHKQLLGIITADDVIDVLKEEATEDIYQSSGISSSGSESQEQLGYNVRRAFSARLPWLLVTLLIETGSASVITSFDSIIQQTVQAASFMPLLSGVTGSVATQSTCIVIRGSNRTSGFGLKAALRNIWHEIKVGVLLGLCCGLTTYLASLFMHNSSQTLGLIVGMSLFITMTVGVIIGTLMPMIFEKIGVEPAHASGPFITSILDVCTMSIYLTIVHLFLTRFPNALRL; this is encoded by the coding sequence ATGACCGAAAAGCAGCTATTAGCCCCGGACATGCTCAGCGAGCTTGTGGACAAAGGAGAGCGCCAAAAACTGCGCTTGATTTTGAACGACCAGCATTCGGCAGACCTGGCTGAGTGCCTCTTAGAGCTGGCTCCCGCCACACGCATCTCTTGCTTTAGACTTTTAGACCTGGATAATGCCAGTGCGCTCCTGGCAGAGCTGGAGCCGCCAAAGCAATCTGAGTTACTCAGGGATCTGGGCAATAACTCCATTGCCGCCCTTGTCGTCAATATGTCTCCAGATGACGCCGTTGACTTGCTTTCTGAGCTGCCCGAAAACAAAGCCAGAGAAATCATCGATCAAGTTTCGGATAACGAAGTAAAAGAAGACCTCACCCAGCTAATGACTTTTAAAGAAGACACAGCTGGAGGCATCATGTCCACAGACTATCTGGCTCTCAAAGCCAGTATGACAGTGGCTGAAGCCCTGGTCTATTTACGCGAAGAATACGAAGACCTGGAAGAAGAAATTTATGACGTCTATGTCGTTGGCGAAAGCGAAGAGCTAGTCGGTGTGGTTACTCTTGTCGAGCTTTTGACAGCATCGCCAGAAGTGCTTGTCCGCTCAGTCATGGACGAGGATGTCGTCTCGGTCCAGGCTGATATCGACCAGGAGCACGCAGCCGAAAAACTCAGTCGTTATGACCTTTTATACCTGCCTGTCGTCAATGAACACAAGCAGCTACTCGGTATTATCACCGCCGATGATGTCATCGACGTACTCAAAGAAGAAGCCACAGAAGATATTTACCAGTCATCTGGTATCTCCTCATCAGGCTCCGAAAGCCAGGAACAACTGGGCTACAACGTCAGACGCGCTTTTAGTGCCCGACTGCCCTGGCTACTAGTTACACTTTTAATCGAAACAGGTTCGGCATCGGTCATTACTTCTTTTGATTCGATTATTCAACAAACCGTACAGGCAGCCAGTTTTATGCCATTACTCTCTGGTGTCACAGGCTCTGTAGCGACTCAGTCCACCTGTATTGTTATCCGGGGCTCCAACAGGACTAGTGGCTTTGGTCTTAAAGCTGCTCTGCGCAATATCTGGCACGAAATAAAAGTAGGAGTACTGCTTGGTCTTTGCTGTGGACTGACAACTTATCTGGCCAGTCTTTTTATGCATAATTCTAGCCAGACCCTGGGTCTTATAGTGGGCATGTCGCTCTTTATAACTATGACTGTGGGTGTAATCATCGGTACTTTGATGCCCATGATCTTCGAAAAAATCGGCGTAGAACCAGCCCACGCCAGCGGTCCATTCATTACCAGCATCCTGGATGTCTGCACCATGTCGATTTACCTTACAATAGTGCACTTGTTCCTGACTAGATTTCCCAACGCCCTGCGCCTGTAG
- a CDS encoding acyl-CoA carboxylase subunit beta — protein MDKSDKTTAKDPVAELVRRRQEAMAVNPKQVESRHQKGILTARERIEQLVDKDSFLEIDRFAVHQCTDFGMDEKRAFGDGVITGQATIDGRPIYLFAHDATFVGGALGEVFARKVCKVMDLANQAGCPVVGLNESGGARIQEGVKSLAGYADIFFRNVASSGVIPQISVIYGACAGGAVYSPAVTDFTIMVKDKSFMFVTGPEIVRTVTGEDVTLEELGGAVTHNSKSGVAQLLAEDEEDSFYLTRKLLSYLPSNNLDPAPYEEDLDSCPVDMAELDSVVPAEASKPYDMHNVIKKIFDHGDFFEISPHFAGNIITGFARLGGQSVAVVANQPKVLAGCLDINASVKAARFVRFVDAFNIPLITFVDVPGYLPGRHQELGGIIRHGAKLLYAYCEATVPKLTVITRKAYGGAFDVMGSKNVGGDFNFAWPQAEIAVVGAEAAVNLLYRKELKDDKDGTRFKGLVSEFRERFANPYIASQEGYIDDVIMPSETRDVLIKTLSVQKNKRVERPRRKHGNIPL, from the coding sequence ATGGATAAATCCGACAAAACTACCGCTAAAGATCCTGTAGCTGAGCTTGTCAGAAGACGTCAGGAAGCCATGGCGGTTAACCCCAAACAAGTCGAGAGTCGTCATCAAAAAGGCATCCTCACTGCTCGCGAACGTATCGAACAACTGGTCGACAAAGATTCGTTTTTAGAAATCGATCGTTTTGCCGTGCACCAGTGCACAGACTTTGGTATGGACGAAAAGCGCGCCTTTGGCGATGGAGTCATAACAGGTCAAGCCACAATCGATGGTCGCCCAATTTATCTATTTGCTCACGATGCCACATTTGTGGGCGGGGCGCTGGGAGAAGTATTTGCTCGCAAAGTCTGCAAAGTAATGGACCTGGCTAACCAGGCTGGTTGTCCAGTGGTAGGTTTAAACGAAAGTGGTGGCGCACGCATCCAGGAAGGCGTTAAATCGCTGGCTGGCTATGCCGATATATTTTTTCGCAACGTGGCAAGCTCTGGCGTGATACCGCAAATCTCTGTCATTTACGGAGCTTGCGCTGGTGGTGCAGTCTATAGTCCAGCGGTGACGGACTTTACGATTATGGTCAAAGACAAAAGCTTTATGTTTGTTACCGGGCCAGAGATTGTGCGCACAGTAACAGGCGAAGACGTCACTCTAGAAGAGCTCGGTGGAGCCGTAACTCACAATAGTAAATCGGGCGTAGCGCAGCTTTTGGCCGAGGACGAAGAAGACTCCTTTTATCTCACCCGCAAACTACTCTCTTATCTGCCGAGCAACAATTTAGATCCCGCTCCATACGAAGAAGATCTAGACAGCTGCCCTGTTGACATGGCTGAGCTAGATAGCGTGGTGCCAGCCGAAGCATCTAAGCCTTATGACATGCATAACGTCATCAAAAAAATCTTCGACCATGGCGACTTCTTTGAGATTTCACCACATTTTGCAGGCAACATCATCACTGGCTTTGCCAGACTGGGCGGGCAATCAGTGGCTGTAGTAGCCAACCAACCCAAAGTACTGGCCGGCTGCCTGGACATCAACGCCTCAGTAAAAGCGGCTCGCTTTGTACGTTTTGTTGATGCTTTTAATATCCCGCTAATTACTTTTGTCGATGTGCCTGGTTATCTACCAGGTAGACACCAGGAGCTAGGCGGCATTATCAGACACGGCGCCAAGTTACTCTATGCCTACTGCGAAGCAACAGTGCCAAAACTGACAGTAATCACAAGAAAAGCCTATGGTGGTGCTTTTGATGTGATGGGTTCAAAAAACGTCGGTGGCGATTTTAACTTTGCCTGGCCCCAGGCCGAAATCGCAGTGGTGGGAGCCGAAGCGGCAGTAAATCTGCTCTATCGCAAAGAATTGAAGGATGATAAAGACGGCACCAGATTTAAGGGTCTAGTGAGCGAATTTAGAGAACGCTTTGCTAATCCATATATCGCTTCTCAAGAAGGATATATCGATGACGTGATCATGCCTTCAGAAACAAGAGATGTGCTTATCAAGACCCTATCCGTACAAAAAAACAAGCGTGTCGAAAGACCGCGCCGCAAACACGGCAACATACCTTTATAG